The Bos indicus x Bos taurus breed Angus x Brahman F1 hybrid chromosome 3, Bos_hybrid_MaternalHap_v2.0, whole genome shotgun sequence genome includes a window with the following:
- the LOC113889473 gene encoding oviduct-specific glycoprotein isoform X1, which translates to MGKLLLCVGLLLVLKHHDGAAHKLVCYFTNWAFSRPGPASILPRDLDPFLCTHLVFAFASMSNNQIVPKDPQDEKILYPEFNKLKERNRGLKTLLSIGGWNFGTVRFTTMLSTFSNRERFVNSVIALLRTHGFDGLDLFFLYPGLRGSPARDRWTFVFLLEELLQAFKNEAQLTMRPRLLLSAAVSGDPHVVQKAYEARLLGRLLDFISVLSYDLHGSWEKVTGHNSPLFSLPGDPKSSAYAMNYWRQLGVPPEKLLMGLPTYGRTFHLLKASQNELRAEAVGPASPGKYTKQAGFLAYYEICCFVRRAKKRWINDQYVPYAFKGKEWVGYDDAISFGYKAFFIKREHFGGAMVWTLDLDDFRGYFCGTGPFPLVHTLNNLLVNDEFSSTPSPKFWFSTAVNSSRIGPEMPTMTRDLTTGLGILPPGGEAVATETHRKSETMTITPKGEIATPTRTPLSFGRHTAAPEGKTESPGEKPLTTVGHLAVSPGGIAVGPVHLQTGQKVTPPGRKAGVPEKVTTPSGKMTVTPDGRAETLERRL; encoded by the exons gGCTGCTCCTTGTGCTGAAACACCATGATG GTGCTGCCCACAAGCTGGTGTGTTATTTCACCAACTGGGCATTCAGTCGGCCCGGCCCTGCCTCGATCCTGCCTCGGGATCTGGACCCGTTTCTCTGCACCCACCTGGTATTTGCCTTTGCCTCGATGAGCAACAATCAGATTGTTCCTAAGGATCCCCAGGATGAGAAAATCCTCTACCCAGAGTTCAACAAGCTCAAGGAGAG GAACAGAGGGCTGAAAACGCTGCTGTCCATCGGGGGGTGGAACTTTGGCACCGTGAG GTTCACCACGATGCTGTCCACGTTTTCCAACCGGGAAAGGTTCGTCAATTCAGTGATCGCCCTCCTGAGGACACATGGCTTTGATGGTCTGGACCTCTTCTTCTTGTACCCTGGACTCAGAGGCAGCCCTGCGCGTGACCGCTGGACCTTTGTCTTCTTACTTGAA GAGCTCCTGCAGGCCTTCAAGAATGAGGCCCAGCTCACCATGCGTCCAAGGCTGCTGCTGTCTGCTGCCGTCTCTGGGGACCCCCATGTCGTCCAGAAAGCGTATGAAGCACGCCTTTTGGGCAG ACTCCTGgatttcatcagtgtcttgtcTTATGACTTACATGGAAGCTGGGAAAAGGTCACAGGACACAATAGccctctgttctctctgcctggagacCCCAAATCTTCG GCATATGCCATGAATTACTGGCGACAGCTTGGGGTCCCCCCTGAGAAGCTCCTCATGGGGCTCCCCACCTATGGACGTACTTTTCACCTCCTCAAAGCCTCTCAGAATGAGCTGAGGGCAGAAGCTGTGGGACCAGCATCTCCAGGGAAGTACACCAAACAAGCTGGCTTCTTGGCTTATTATGAG ATTTGCTGCTTTGTCCGGAGAGCGAAGAAGCGCTGGATTAATGATCAGTATGTCCCATATGCCTTCAAGGGGAAGGAGTGGGTTGGCTATGATGATGCCATCAGCTTCGGTTACAAG GCATTTTTCATAAAGAGAGAGCATTTTGGGGGGGCCATGGTGTGGACATTGGACCTGGATGACTTCAGGGGCTATTTCTGCGGCACTGGCCCTTTCCCCCTTGTCCATACGTTGAATAATCTCCTGGTGAATGATG AGTTCAGCTCAACTCCTTCACCAAAATTTTGGTTCTCAACTGCTGTGAATTCTTCAAGAATTGGCCCTGAAATGCCAACTATGACCAGGGATTTGACCACTGGTTTGGGCATTTTGCCCCCAGGAGGAGAGGCTGTGGCCACTGAGACTCATAGAAAGTCTGAAACTATGACCATAACCCCCAAAGGTGAGATTGCAACCCCTACAAGGACCCCTCTATCCTTTGGAAGGCACACTGCTGCTCCAGAAGGAAAGACTGAGAGCCCTGGAGAGAAGCCCCTCACCACTGTGGGCCATCTGGCGGTGAGCCCTGGAGGGATAGCTGTGGGTCCCGTGCACCTTCAGACTGGACAGAAGGTCACGCCCCCAGGAAGGAAGGCTGGAGTCCCTGAGAAGGTGACCACCCCCTCCGGAAAGATGACAGTCACCCCTGATGGGAGGGCTGAGACTCTGGAGAGGAGACTTTGA
- the LOC113889473 gene encoding oviduct-specific glycoprotein isoform X2: MSNNQIVPKDPQDEKILYPEFNKLKERNRGLKTLLSIGGWNFGTVRFTTMLSTFSNRERFVNSVIALLRTHGFDGLDLFFLYPGLRGSPARDRWTFVFLLEELLQAFKNEAQLTMRPRLLLSAAVSGDPHVVQKAYEARLLGRLLDFISVLSYDLHGSWEKVTGHNSPLFSLPGDPKSSAYAMNYWRQLGVPPEKLLMGLPTYGRTFHLLKASQNELRAEAVGPASPGKYTKQAGFLAYYEICCFVRRAKKRWINDQYVPYAFKGKEWVGYDDAISFGYKAFFIKREHFGGAMVWTLDLDDFRGYFCGTGPFPLVHTLNNLLVNDEFSSTPSPKFWFSTAVNSSRIGPEMPTMTRDLTTGLGILPPGGEAVATETHRKSETMTITPKGEIATPTRTPLSFGRHTAAPEGKTESPGEKPLTTVGHLAVSPGGIAVGPVHLQTGQKVTPPGRKAGVPEKVTTPSGKMTVTPDGRAETLERRL, encoded by the exons ATGAGCAACAATCAGATTGTTCCTAAGGATCCCCAGGATGAGAAAATCCTCTACCCAGAGTTCAACAAGCTCAAGGAGAG GAACAGAGGGCTGAAAACGCTGCTGTCCATCGGGGGGTGGAACTTTGGCACCGTGAG GTTCACCACGATGCTGTCCACGTTTTCCAACCGGGAAAGGTTCGTCAATTCAGTGATCGCCCTCCTGAGGACACATGGCTTTGATGGTCTGGACCTCTTCTTCTTGTACCCTGGACTCAGAGGCAGCCCTGCGCGTGACCGCTGGACCTTTGTCTTCTTACTTGAA GAGCTCCTGCAGGCCTTCAAGAATGAGGCCCAGCTCACCATGCGTCCAAGGCTGCTGCTGTCTGCTGCCGTCTCTGGGGACCCCCATGTCGTCCAGAAAGCGTATGAAGCACGCCTTTTGGGCAG ACTCCTGgatttcatcagtgtcttgtcTTATGACTTACATGGAAGCTGGGAAAAGGTCACAGGACACAATAGccctctgttctctctgcctggagacCCCAAATCTTCG GCATATGCCATGAATTACTGGCGACAGCTTGGGGTCCCCCCTGAGAAGCTCCTCATGGGGCTCCCCACCTATGGACGTACTTTTCACCTCCTCAAAGCCTCTCAGAATGAGCTGAGGGCAGAAGCTGTGGGACCAGCATCTCCAGGGAAGTACACCAAACAAGCTGGCTTCTTGGCTTATTATGAG ATTTGCTGCTTTGTCCGGAGAGCGAAGAAGCGCTGGATTAATGATCAGTATGTCCCATATGCCTTCAAGGGGAAGGAGTGGGTTGGCTATGATGATGCCATCAGCTTCGGTTACAAG GCATTTTTCATAAAGAGAGAGCATTTTGGGGGGGCCATGGTGTGGACATTGGACCTGGATGACTTCAGGGGCTATTTCTGCGGCACTGGCCCTTTCCCCCTTGTCCATACGTTGAATAATCTCCTGGTGAATGATG AGTTCAGCTCAACTCCTTCACCAAAATTTTGGTTCTCAACTGCTGTGAATTCTTCAAGAATTGGCCCTGAAATGCCAACTATGACCAGGGATTTGACCACTGGTTTGGGCATTTTGCCCCCAGGAGGAGAGGCTGTGGCCACTGAGACTCATAGAAAGTCTGAAACTATGACCATAACCCCCAAAGGTGAGATTGCAACCCCTACAAGGACCCCTCTATCCTTTGGAAGGCACACTGCTGCTCCAGAAGGAAAGACTGAGAGCCCTGGAGAGAAGCCCCTCACCACTGTGGGCCATCTGGCGGTGAGCCCTGGAGGGATAGCTGTGGGTCCCGTGCACCTTCAGACTGGACAGAAGGTCACGCCCCCAGGAAGGAAGGCTGGAGTCCCTGAGAAGGTGACCACCCCCTCCGGAAAGATGACAGTCACCCCTGATGGGAGGGCTGAGACTCTGGAGAGGAGACTTTGA